From a single Mycolicibacterium mengxianglii genomic region:
- a CDS encoding isopenicillin N synthase family dioxygenase, whose protein sequence is MGTDTFSVPAIDITPWVTDGDDDARRAVAEAVDDACSRVGFMQILGHGIPTAALDGLAAAIDGFFELPEDTKKSYRVHGANRGYSPPKSESLSLSLGVESATRVNDFFEAFNVGVEARSFAHLDLDEADYGINVWPGEVATFRPTVERYFTEAGRVARTLTEIFCAALGLAPDYFDGLTDHSVDVLRMNNYALPPGTVTLDGELTGMGEHTDFGIVTVLWADQVAGLQVLGSDQRWHDVAPIDGALLVNLGDLTAHITNDRWMSTLHRVKPPIVDGTVKRRRSAAFFHDGNVDAVISTAPGYLDADAGMAYQPITVGDHIAAKLAGSRQGKANVAAVREAARVLAAQQS, encoded by the coding sequence ATGGGCACCGACACCTTTTCAGTTCCGGCCATCGACATCACGCCGTGGGTCACCGACGGCGACGACGATGCCCGACGTGCGGTGGCCGAGGCCGTCGACGATGCGTGCAGCCGCGTCGGTTTCATGCAGATCCTCGGACACGGCATCCCCACCGCTGCGCTGGACGGGCTGGCAGCGGCGATCGATGGGTTCTTCGAGCTGCCCGAAGACACCAAGAAGTCTTACCGGGTGCACGGCGCCAACCGCGGCTACAGCCCGCCCAAGAGCGAATCGCTGAGTTTGTCACTCGGGGTGGAATCGGCCACCCGGGTGAACGATTTCTTCGAGGCGTTCAACGTCGGCGTCGAGGCCCGCTCGTTCGCCCACCTCGACCTCGATGAAGCCGACTACGGCATCAATGTCTGGCCCGGTGAAGTGGCCACCTTCCGGCCCACCGTCGAGCGGTACTTCACCGAAGCCGGCCGGGTGGCCCGGACGTTGACTGAAATCTTCTGCGCTGCACTGGGTTTGGCGCCCGATTATTTCGACGGTCTGACAGATCACTCGGTGGACGTGTTGCGGATGAACAACTACGCGTTGCCGCCGGGCACCGTGACCCTCGACGGTGAGCTCACCGGCATGGGTGAGCACACCGATTTCGGCATCGTCACGGTGTTGTGGGCCGATCAGGTCGCCGGCCTGCAGGTGCTGGGCTCCGATCAACGCTGGCATGATGTGGCCCCCATCGACGGGGCCCTGCTGGTCAACCTCGGTGACCTCACCGCCCACATCACCAACGACCGCTGGATGTCCACGCTGCACCGGGTGAAGCCGCCGATCGTGGACGGCACCGTCAAGCGCCGGCGTTCGGCAGCGTTCTTTCACGACGGCAATGTCGATGCGGTGATCTCCACCGCGCCCGGGTATCTGGACGCGGATGCGGGTATGGCGTACCAACCGATCACCGTGGGTGATCACATCGCCGCCAAGCTGGCGGGCTCCCGGCAGGGAAAGGCGAACGTGGCCGCGGTGCGCGAAGCGGCCCGGGTGCTGGCGGCCCAGCAGAGCTGA
- a CDS encoding cation:dicarboxylate symporter family transporter, with the protein MADTTAPPSKQDRKRDRTHWLYLAVIVAVLGGIVVGLVAPDTGSGLGILGTLFVSLIKMMISPVIFCTIVLGIGSVRKAASVGKVGGMALLYFLVMSTVALGIGLVVGNLISPGTGLNVATDPGAGAELAEKAHGAGGTMEFISGIIPTSLLSSLTEGNVLQTLFVALLVGFGLQAMGAAGEPILRGIGMVQKLVFRILAGILWLAPIGAFGAIAKVVGDTGFAAVVQLGVLMGAFYLTCVLFVFGVLGALLRLVAGLSIFKLVRYLAREYLLIVATSSSESALPRLIAKMEHAGVQPTTVGIVVPTGYSFNLDGTAIYLTMASLFIADAMGNPLSIGEQLSLLVFMIIASKGAAGVSGAGLATLAGGLQSHRPELLDGIGLIVGIDRFMSEARAVTNFSGNAVATVLIGSWTKSLDRARINDVLDGKLPFDEQTMVDDHPLPAADATAARQSVGV; encoded by the coding sequence ATGGCAGACACCACGGCCCCACCGTCCAAACAGGACAGGAAACGCGACCGCACCCACTGGCTCTACCTCGCCGTCATCGTCGCGGTCCTGGGCGGCATCGTCGTCGGTCTGGTCGCCCCGGACACCGGGTCCGGCCTCGGCATCCTGGGCACGCTGTTCGTCAGCCTGATCAAGATGATGATCAGCCCTGTCATCTTCTGCACGATCGTGCTGGGTATCGGGTCGGTCCGCAAGGCTGCCTCCGTGGGCAAGGTCGGCGGCATGGCGCTGCTGTACTTCCTGGTGATGTCCACCGTCGCGTTGGGCATCGGGCTGGTGGTGGGCAACCTGATCAGCCCCGGGACCGGTCTGAACGTGGCGACGGATCCGGGCGCAGGCGCCGAACTGGCAGAGAAGGCGCACGGGGCCGGCGGCACCATGGAGTTCATCTCCGGGATCATCCCGACCTCGCTACTGAGCTCGCTCACCGAAGGCAATGTGCTGCAGACGCTGTTCGTGGCGCTCCTGGTCGGGTTCGGCCTGCAGGCCATGGGTGCCGCCGGCGAGCCGATCCTGCGCGGCATCGGCATGGTGCAGAAACTGGTGTTCCGGATCCTGGCCGGCATCCTGTGGCTCGCCCCGATCGGTGCCTTCGGCGCCATCGCCAAGGTGGTCGGCGACACCGGCTTCGCCGCTGTGGTGCAGCTCGGTGTCCTGATGGGCGCCTTCTACCTGACGTGTGTGCTGTTCGTCTTCGGGGTGCTGGGCGCCCTGCTGCGACTGGTCGCCGGCCTGTCGATCTTCAAGCTGGTGCGCTACCTGGCCCGCGAGTACCTCCTGATCGTGGCCACCTCGTCGTCGGAGTCCGCGCTGCCCCGGCTGATCGCCAAGATGGAGCACGCCGGTGTTCAGCCCACTACTGTGGGAATCGTTGTGCCGACCGGATATTCGTTCAATCTCGACGGCACGGCCATATACCTGACCATGGCGTCGCTGTTCATCGCCGACGCGATGGGCAACCCGCTCTCGATCGGTGAGCAGCTGTCGCTGCTGGTGTTCATGATCATCGCCTCCAAGGGTGCCGCCGGTGTCAGCGGTGCGGGCCTGGCCACGCTGGCCGGCGGCCTGCAGAGCCACCGCCCCGAACTCCTGGACGGCATCGGCCTGATCGTCGGCATCGACCGCTTCATGTCCGAGGCCCGCGCCGTCACCAATTTCTCCGGCAATGCGGTCGCCACAGTGCTCATCGGTTCGTGGACGAAATCCCTTGACCGGGCCCGGATCAACGACGTACTCGACGGCAAGCTCCCGTTCGACGAGCAGACGATGGTCGACGACCACCCATTGCCCGCGGCGGACGCGACGGCCGCGCGTCAGTCGGTCGGCGTCTGA
- a CDS encoding sensor histidine kinase, whose translation MLRTRSSSTDRSVARELFGWQLALLLLLIVGAGGVAVLDARRDADELTREKVIAVTESVALMTSTAAAIGAPDPTAILQPQTEEIRKATGMDFIVVMAPDRARFTHTDVSRIGGEFTGNIDRALAGETFTETFAGTLGPSIRAVAPVFDADGTLVGLVSAGVTRTKVSHSVLATLPAIAAAVGTALALALCGAFLLERRLRRRTLGLSFSDLSTLYEQREAVLHAIGEGLLVFGPDGTAEVVNDEARRLLSLPDGPLTRAQLPGSLATSGGETLTDETHVTPDRVLLVNQQPVHWEGRKVGTVMTLRDRTDLQRVSGELSSVTQFAESLRSRAHEADNRLHTVITMVELGRGEQAVQFATAELAVSQHLIDRLMTTVAEPALAALLLGKISQARDHGVELDVTEDSLLDDPHNLALTQGEVVTLVGNLVDNAVEAARSTSLRDEGEEGPGATNPARSTSLGGTTRAEASGWVEVTVRGTADALTVTVADSGPGMTPDAFEQARMRGYSTKPGERGLGLALVWQVVTAHGGTITSENSYGSVITATIPAHP comes from the coding sequence ATGCTCAGGACGCGCAGCTCGTCCACTGACCGCAGTGTCGCCCGCGAACTGTTCGGGTGGCAGCTGGCGCTGCTGCTTCTGCTGATCGTGGGTGCCGGCGGGGTGGCGGTGCTCGACGCGCGCCGCGACGCCGACGAACTCACCCGGGAGAAGGTCATTGCGGTCACCGAATCGGTGGCGCTGATGACGTCCACCGCTGCAGCCATCGGGGCACCTGACCCGACGGCCATCCTCCAACCGCAGACCGAGGAGATCCGCAAGGCCACCGGGATGGATTTCATCGTGGTGATGGCCCCGGACCGCGCCCGGTTCACCCACACCGACGTCAGCCGTATCGGCGGAGAGTTCACCGGGAACATCGACCGCGCCCTGGCCGGCGAGACGTTCACCGAGACCTTTGCGGGCACGCTGGGGCCGTCCATTCGGGCGGTGGCTCCGGTGTTCGACGCTGATGGCACCCTCGTCGGGTTGGTGTCGGCGGGCGTCACCCGAACGAAGGTGTCCCACAGTGTGCTGGCCACCCTGCCGGCCATCGCAGCAGCAGTCGGTACGGCGTTGGCATTGGCGCTGTGCGGTGCATTTCTGCTGGAACGTCGGCTGCGCCGCCGCACGCTGGGGCTGTCGTTCTCAGATCTGTCGACACTGTACGAACAGCGTGAGGCCGTGCTGCACGCCATCGGCGAAGGGCTGTTGGTATTCGGCCCTGACGGCACGGCCGAGGTGGTCAATGACGAAGCGCGGCGGCTCCTTTCACTGCCGGACGGACCACTGACGCGCGCGCAGCTACCCGGCTCGCTGGCCACCTCGGGCGGCGAGACGCTGACCGACGAAACCCATGTCACCCCGGACCGGGTACTTCTTGTCAACCAGCAACCGGTGCACTGGGAGGGCCGCAAAGTGGGCACGGTGATGACGTTGCGGGATCGCACTGACCTGCAACGGGTTTCCGGTGAGCTCAGCTCGGTGACCCAGTTCGCCGAGTCGCTGCGTTCCCGGGCCCACGAAGCCGACAACCGGCTGCACACCGTGATCACCATGGTGGAGTTGGGCCGCGGTGAGCAGGCGGTACAGTTCGCCACGGCGGAGTTGGCCGTCTCTCAGCACCTCATCGACCGGCTGATGACCACCGTCGCCGAACCGGCCTTGGCGGCGTTGCTGCTGGGCAAGATCAGCCAGGCCCGTGACCACGGAGTGGAACTCGACGTCACCGAGGACTCACTGCTCGACGACCCCCACAACCTGGCCCTCACACAGGGCGAGGTGGTCACGCTGGTCGGCAATCTCGTTGACAACGCGGTGGAAGCCGCCCGGTCGACGAGCCTGAGGGACGAAGGCGAGGAAGGGCCGGGCGCGACCAACCCCGCCCGGTCGACGAGCCTTGGGGGTACCACCCGGGCCGAGGCATCCGGCTGGGTGGAGGTCACGGTCCGGGGAACGGCCGACGCACTCACCGTCACCGTGGCCGACAGCGGCCCGGGGATGACGCCGGATGCGTTCGAACAGGCCAGGATGCGGGGCTACTCGACGAAGCCGGGTGAACGAGGGCTGGGCCTGGCCCTGGTCTGGCAGGTGGTGACCGCGCACGGCGGGACCATCACCTCGGAGAATTCCTATGGTTCAGTGATCACCGCGACGATTCCGGCGCATCCGTGA
- a CDS encoding response regulator, translated as MIRVLVVDDEPLIAEAHRQYLERLSGFVVHACVGTGSAAVRAVAAAAADGAPVDLVLLDIGLPDASGIDVASALNGIRPSPDIIAISSERDLEVVRSAVAHGVALYLLKPFTFAAFREKLERYQQYREALGAGGAAAGQHEIDRAMNALRTAEQRASTPKGVSADTIDLVLGAIRATPAGLNASEAAGAVGISRVTAWRYLERLADDGVVSRITEYGKAGRPQVRYRRA; from the coding sequence GTGATCCGGGTTCTCGTCGTCGACGACGAGCCGCTGATCGCCGAGGCGCACCGCCAGTACCTGGAACGGCTCTCGGGTTTCGTCGTTCACGCATGTGTGGGCACGGGCAGCGCGGCGGTACGCGCCGTCGCCGCGGCGGCGGCCGACGGCGCTCCGGTCGATCTGGTGTTGCTCGACATCGGCCTGCCCGATGCCAGCGGTATCGACGTCGCTTCGGCGCTCAACGGGATCCGGCCGTCGCCGGACATCATCGCCATCAGCTCCGAGCGTGACCTGGAGGTCGTCCGCTCGGCGGTTGCCCACGGCGTCGCGCTGTATCTGTTGAAGCCGTTCACGTTCGCGGCGTTCCGGGAGAAGCTGGAGCGCTATCAGCAGTACCGCGAGGCACTCGGGGCCGGGGGCGCCGCCGCGGGCCAGCACGAGATCGACCGGGCGATGAATGCGCTGCGCACCGCCGAGCAGCGGGCGTCCACCCCCAAAGGGGTCTCGGCGGACACCATCGACCTGGTCCTCGGCGCCATCCGCGCTACCCCGGCCGGGCTGAACGCTTCCGAAGCCGCTGGCGCCGTGGGTATCTCGCGGGTGACGGCGTGGCGTTACCTGGAACGTCTCGCCGACGACGGCGTGGTCTCCAGGATCACCGAGTACGGCAAGGCCGGACGGCCGCAGGTCCGGTACCGCCGCGCCTAG
- a CDS encoding cation:dicarboxylate symporter family transporter encodes MTSTTSTEPEPAKKQRKDRTHWLYIMVLVAIVAGIIVGLIAPDTGAALGVLGTLFVSLIKMMISPVIFCTIVLGIGSVRKAASVGKVGGLALGYFLVMSTFALGIGLLVGNLISPGSGLNIQADPAAGAALAGNAAAEGGMLEFFENIVPTSLLSSLTEGNVLQTLFVALLVGFGIQAMGVSGEPLLRGINLVQKLVFRILAGILWLAPIGAFGAIAKVVGDTGFDAVIQMGVLMLAFYATCIIFIFGVLGLMLHFVAHTSIFKLTRYLGREYLLIVATSSSESALPRLIAKLEHAGVQPTTVGIVVPTGYSFNLDGTAIYMTMASLFIADAMGSPLAIGEQLSLLVFMMVASKGAAGVSGAGLATLAAGLQSHRPELLDGIGLIVGIDKFMSEARALTNFSGNAVATVLIGAWTKTWDPDRMAAVLSGDKPFDEQAMVDDHPLPKRQDDPAPDQDRQLAAAKPDTH; translated from the coding sequence ATGACCAGCACAACCAGCACGGAGCCCGAGCCCGCCAAGAAGCAGCGAAAAGACCGCACCCACTGGCTGTACATCATGGTGCTGGTAGCGATCGTGGCCGGCATCATCGTCGGTCTCATCGCCCCGGACACCGGCGCGGCACTCGGGGTGCTGGGCACGCTGTTCGTCAGCCTGATCAAGATGATGATCAGCCCGGTCATCTTCTGCACGATCGTGCTCGGCATCGGGTCGGTGCGCAAAGCCGCCTCGGTCGGCAAAGTGGGCGGACTGGCGCTGGGCTACTTCCTGGTGATGTCCACTTTCGCGCTCGGAATCGGGTTGTTGGTGGGCAACCTGATCAGTCCGGGATCAGGACTCAACATCCAAGCTGACCCCGCCGCCGGAGCCGCGCTGGCCGGCAACGCCGCCGCCGAAGGCGGCATGTTGGAGTTCTTCGAGAACATCGTCCCGACGTCGCTGCTGTCCTCGCTCACCGAGGGCAATGTGCTGCAGACGCTGTTCGTGGCGCTGCTGGTCGGCTTCGGCATCCAGGCGATGGGCGTTAGCGGGGAACCGCTGCTACGCGGGATCAACCTGGTGCAGAAGCTGGTGTTCCGCATTCTGGCCGGCATCCTGTGGCTGGCTCCCATCGGTGCCTTCGGTGCCATCGCGAAAGTGGTGGGCGACACCGGCTTCGACGCGGTCATCCAGATGGGTGTGCTCATGCTCGCCTTCTACGCCACCTGCATCATCTTCATCTTCGGCGTACTCGGCCTGATGCTGCACTTCGTGGCTCACACCTCGATCTTCAAGTTGACCCGCTACCTGGGCCGCGAATACCTGCTGATTGTGGCGACCTCATCGAGTGAGTCGGCGCTGCCGAGGTTGATCGCCAAGCTCGAGCACGCCGGGGTGCAACCCACCACCGTCGGAATCGTTGTGCCGACGGGATATTCGTTCAATCTCGACGGCACGGCGATCTACATGACCATGGCCTCGCTGTTCATCGCCGACGCCATGGGCAGTCCGCTGGCAATCGGCGAACAGCTGTCGCTACTGGTGTTCATGATGGTGGCGTCCAAGGGCGCGGCCGGGGTCAGCGGCGCCGGGTTGGCGACGTTGGCGGCGGGGTTGCAGAGTCACCGCCCGGAATTGCTGGACGGTATCGGGCTCATCGTGGGCATCGACAAGTTCATGTCAGAAGCGCGCGCCCTGACCAACTTCTCCGGAAACGCGGTGGCCACGGTGCTGATCGGGGCGTGGACGAAGACCTGGGATCCGGACCGGATGGCCGCAGTGTTGAGCGGCGACAAACCGTTTGACGAGCAGGCGATGGTGGATGACCACCCACTGCCCAAGCGCCAGGATGACCCTGCCCCAGACCAAGACCGGCAGTTGGCCGCAGCCAAGCCCGACACTCACTAG
- the egtE gene encoding ergothioneine biosynthesis PLP-dependent enzyme EgtE, whose amino-acid sequence MIDDDGLARSWRAARPEVAGVHLDSAACSRQSFAVMAATSQHARHEAEVGGYVAAEAATPVLAAGRAAVAALTSMSAADVVFTTGSGHALDLLLSTWPGPRTLACAPGEYGPNLAVMAANGFDVRPLPVDGAGRVVVADAAEALESAPPALVHLTGVASHRGGAQPVRELTELCRALGIPVVLDAAQALGQIDCAVGADVVYGSSRKWLAGPRGVGFLAVKADLADRLVRRLPPAQWQVPLAVLASFEHTEANIAARVGFSLAVGEHLAAGAATVRARLGQIGAAARSLLDGTAGWQVVEGADEPTAITTLVPPPGTEPAAVRQWLITNRAIVTTAAEVARAPFELTGPVLRVSPHVDVTTTDLHQFAGALEEATAASRVP is encoded by the coding sequence GTGATCGACGACGACGGGCTGGCCCGCAGTTGGCGGGCAGCGCGGCCAGAGGTTGCCGGTGTGCACCTGGATTCGGCGGCGTGCTCTCGGCAGTCTTTTGCCGTGATGGCCGCGACCAGCCAGCACGCCCGCCACGAAGCCGAGGTCGGCGGATACGTGGCCGCGGAGGCGGCCACACCGGTGTTGGCGGCAGGCCGGGCCGCTGTTGCGGCCCTGACCTCGATGAGTGCCGCCGACGTTGTCTTCACCACCGGCTCCGGCCATGCGCTGGACCTGCTGCTCAGTACGTGGCCCGGGCCGCGGACGCTGGCGTGTGCGCCCGGCGAATACGGCCCGAATCTGGCGGTGATGGCGGCCAACGGGTTCGACGTGCGGCCCCTGCCCGTTGACGGCGCGGGTCGCGTCGTCGTTGCTGACGCGGCCGAGGCGCTGGAGTCCGCGCCGCCGGCCCTGGTGCATCTGACCGGCGTGGCCAGCCACCGGGGTGGGGCCCAGCCGGTCCGCGAGCTCACCGAACTGTGCCGTGCGCTGGGCATCCCGGTGGTCCTCGATGCAGCCCAGGCGCTGGGGCAGATCGACTGCGCGGTGGGCGCCGACGTCGTTTATGGGTCCTCACGCAAATGGCTCGCGGGCCCGCGGGGTGTCGGCTTCCTCGCCGTGAAAGCCGACCTCGCGGACCGGCTGGTTCGCCGCCTGCCGCCCGCCCAGTGGCAGGTGCCCCTCGCAGTACTCGCCAGCTTCGAGCACACTGAGGCGAACATCGCCGCCCGGGTGGGGTTTTCGCTGGCAGTAGGGGAACACCTGGCAGCGGGTGCGGCCACGGTGCGAGCCCGGCTGGGGCAGATCGGCGCAGCGGCGCGCAGCCTGCTCGACGGCACCGCCGGTTGGCAGGTCGTCGAGGGAGCCGACGAACCCACCGCCATCACCACGCTGGTACCGCCGCCGGGCACCGAGCCCGCGGCGGTCCGGCAGTGGCTCATCACCAACCGGGCGATCGTGACGACGGCGGCCGAGGTGGCGCGCGCGCCCTTCGAACTGACCGGCCCAGTGCTGCGGGTGTCACCGCATGTCGACGTCACCACCACCGACCTGCACCAGTTCGCCGGTGCACTCGAGGAAGCCACCGCGGCCAGCCGAGTGCCGTAG
- the egtD gene encoding L-histidine N(alpha)-methyltransferase gives MASRTSLSVANHLAADHAARALRHDVAQGLTATPKSLPPKWFYDATGSDLFDQITHLPEYYPTRAEASILAERAGEIVAATDADTLVELGSGTSEKTRMLLDAMRDRNNLRRFIPFDVDATVLEAAGTALAAEYPGIDIDAVCGDFEHHLGEIPRGGRRLIAFLGSTIGNLTPGPRAEFLAALAAVLQPGDTLLLGTDLVKDTDRLIRAYDDSAGVTAAFNRNVLAVVNRELHADFDPGAFTHVAKWNAEEDRIEMWLRTATAQRVRIADLDMTVEFAAGEEMLTEVSCKFRAETVAAELAAAGLTRTHWWTDRAGDFGLSLAAK, from the coding sequence ATGGCAAGCCGCACCTCTTTGTCCGTCGCCAACCATCTGGCCGCCGACCATGCGGCCCGGGCGTTGCGCCACGATGTCGCACAGGGCTTGACGGCCACACCGAAGTCGTTGCCGCCCAAGTGGTTCTACGATGCCACCGGTAGTGACCTGTTCGACCAGATCACCCACCTGCCGGAGTACTACCCGACGCGGGCCGAGGCGTCCATCCTCGCCGAACGGGCGGGGGAGATCGTCGCCGCCACTGACGCCGACACTCTGGTCGAGTTGGGCAGCGGAACATCGGAGAAGACGCGGATGCTGCTCGATGCGATGCGGGACCGAAACAATCTGCGCCGGTTCATCCCGTTCGATGTCGATGCCACGGTTCTGGAGGCGGCGGGCACAGCGCTGGCCGCCGAATACCCCGGTATCGACATCGACGCCGTGTGCGGCGATTTCGAGCACCATCTCGGTGAGATACCCCGCGGTGGCCGGCGGCTGATCGCCTTCCTCGGCTCCACCATCGGCAATCTGACACCCGGACCCCGCGCCGAGTTCCTCGCCGCGCTGGCTGCGGTGCTGCAACCCGGCGACACCCTGCTGCTGGGCACCGACCTGGTGAAGGACACCGACCGGCTGATCCGCGCCTACGACGACAGTGCCGGTGTCACCGCGGCGTTCAATCGCAACGTCCTGGCCGTCGTGAACCGGGAACTGCACGCCGACTTCGATCCGGGTGCGTTCACCCACGTCGCGAAGTGGAACGCCGAGGAGGACCGCATCGAGATGTGGCTGCGTACCGCCACGGCGCAGCGCGTCCGCATCGCCGACCTCGACATGACGGTGGAGTTCGCGGCCGGGGAAGAGATGCTGACCGAGGTGTCCTGCAAGTTCCGGGCCGAGACCGTGGCGGCTGAGTTGGCCGCCGCCGGGCTGACCCGCACCCACTGGTGGACCGACAGAGCCGGCGACTTCGGGCTCAGCCTGGCCGCCAAGTGA
- the egtC gene encoding ergothioneine biosynthesis protein EgtC, whose product MCRHLGWLGAAVPVSSLVLDPPNGLLVQSYAPRRQKHGLLNADGWGVGFFDGPVPRRWRGANPLWGDVSFASVAPALSSSCVVAAVRSATAGMPIDVGAAAPFTDGHWLLSHNGVVDRSVLPLDPLAESVVDSAVLAALIFRRGLDDLGSTIAEVGAADPGARLNIMAANGSRLLATTWGDTLSVRRRPDGVVLASEPYDDHPDWQDIPDRHLVDVRDGSVSITALPH is encoded by the coding sequence ATGTGCCGTCACCTCGGGTGGCTGGGGGCCGCGGTGCCCGTCAGCAGCCTGGTGCTGGACCCGCCCAACGGGCTGCTGGTGCAGTCGTATGCCCCGCGCCGCCAGAAGCACGGCCTGCTGAACGCCGACGGGTGGGGCGTCGGCTTCTTTGACGGCCCGGTGCCGCGACGCTGGCGTGGGGCGAACCCGCTGTGGGGTGACGTGTCGTTCGCGTCCGTCGCGCCGGCGCTGTCGAGTTCGTGTGTGGTGGCTGCGGTGCGCTCCGCCACCGCCGGCATGCCGATCGACGTCGGGGCCGCCGCACCGTTCACCGACGGGCACTGGCTGTTGTCGCACAACGGGGTTGTCGACCGGTCGGTGCTCCCGCTGGATCCGCTCGCCGAATCGGTGGTCGACAGCGCGGTGCTGGCGGCCCTGATCTTCCGCCGGGGCCTCGACGATCTCGGGTCCACGATCGCCGAGGTGGGTGCCGCCGACCCCGGGGCGCGCCTGAACATCATGGCCGCCAACGGATCTCGGCTGCTGGCCACCACCTGGGGAGACACCCTGTCGGTGCGGCGCCGCCCCGATGGGGTGGTGCTGGCCAGTGAACCCTACGACGACCACCCGGACTGGCAGGACATCCCGGACCGCCACCTCGTCGACGTGCGCGACGGATCGGTGTCGATCACCGCGCTGCCCCACTGA
- the egtB gene encoding ergothioneine biosynthesis protein EgtB: MSTRELLADSLTRARERTRRLVAFDDDELRRQYNPLMSPLVWDLAHIGQQEELWLLRDGNLEVPGLLPANVEGLYDAFVHSRASRVDLPLLTPKEAHAYLDTVRAKALDVLDGLSGDADWFRFGLVVSHENQHTETMLQALNLRVGAPLLGAGTPVPAGRPGLAGTSVLVPGGPFVLGVDAADEPFSLDNERPAHLVDVAGFRIGRVPVTNGEWQAFVDDGGYRRRELWSPRGWEHRGRAELVAPQFWNTGDLAGTRTRFGVVEAIPADEPVQHVSYFEAEAYATWAGARLPTEIEWEKACAWDPATGKRRRYPWGAAEIPAAANLGGDALRPAPVGAYPASASAYGAEQMLGDVWEWTSSPLRPWPGFTPMIYDRYSAPFFDDVATGDYRVLRGGSWAVAPDILRPSFRNWDHPVRRQIFAGVRLAWDL; this comes from the coding sequence GTGAGCACACGAGAGTTGTTGGCCGACAGCCTGACCCGGGCGCGGGAGCGCACCCGCCGGTTGGTCGCGTTCGACGATGACGAGCTGCGCCGGCAGTACAACCCGCTGATGAGCCCCCTGGTGTGGGATCTCGCCCATATCGGCCAGCAGGAGGAACTCTGGTTGTTGCGCGACGGCAACCTCGAAGTCCCGGGGCTGCTGCCGGCCAATGTGGAAGGCCTCTACGACGCCTTCGTCCATTCCCGGGCCAGCCGCGTCGACCTCCCGCTGTTGACGCCGAAGGAGGCGCACGCCTATCTGGACACCGTGCGCGCCAAGGCGCTGGACGTGTTGGACGGGCTGAGTGGCGACGCCGACTGGTTCCGGTTCGGGCTGGTGGTCAGCCACGAGAACCAGCACACCGAAACGATGCTGCAGGCGCTCAATCTGCGGGTGGGTGCGCCGCTGTTGGGGGCGGGCACACCTGTACCTGCCGGCCGGCCCGGGTTGGCCGGCACGTCGGTGCTGGTACCGGGTGGCCCCTTCGTCCTCGGTGTCGACGCCGCGGACGAACCGTTCTCCCTGGACAACGAGCGGCCGGCGCACCTCGTGGACGTGGCCGGATTCCGGATCGGCCGGGTGCCGGTCACCAATGGCGAATGGCAGGCGTTCGTCGACGACGGCGGCTACCGCCGCCGGGAGCTGTGGTCGCCGCGGGGCTGGGAGCATCGCGGTCGGGCCGAACTGGTGGCCCCGCAGTTCTGGAACACCGGCGATCTCGCCGGCACCCGCACCCGGTTCGGTGTCGTGGAGGCCATCCCGGCGGACGAACCCGTCCAGCACGTGAGCTACTTCGAAGCCGAGGCGTACGCCACCTGGGCCGGGGCCCGGCTGCCCACCGAGATCGAGTGGGAAAAGGCCTGCGCCTGGGATCCGGCGACCGGCAAGCGCCGCCGCTATCCGTGGGGCGCCGCCGAGATCCCCGCCGCGGCCAATCTTGGTGGGGACGCGCTGCGCCCGGCGCCGGTCGGCGCGTATCCCGCGAGTGCGTCGGCCTACGGTGCCGAACAGATGCTGGGTGACGTGTGGGAGTGGACCAGTTCACCGCTGCGGCCGTGGCCGGGGTTCACCCCGATGATCTACGACCGCTACTCGGCGCCGTTCTTCGACGACGTTGCAACGGGTGACTACCGGGTGCTGCGCGGTGGCTCCTGGGCGGTGGCACCCGACATCCTGCGGCCCAGCTTCCGCAACTGGGACCACCCCGTCCGTCGGCAGATCTTCGCCGGGGTGCGTCTGGCCTGGGACCTGTAG